One genomic region from Panthera tigris isolate Pti1 chromosome D1, P.tigris_Pti1_mat1.1, whole genome shotgun sequence encodes:
- the LOC102965337 gene encoding olfactory receptor 145-like, translating into MAPGNSSFVAAFILVGLTDLPDLQLPLFCLFLVMYVVTVLGNLGLITLIGLNSHLHTPMYFFLFNLSFIDFCYSSVFTPKMLTNFVSKKNIISYRGCMTQLYFFCFFAISECYVLTSMAYDRYVAICNPLLYNVVMSPKVCSSLMLGSYLMAFSGAMAHTGSMLRLTFCDVNTINHYLCDILPLLQLSCTSTYVNELVVFIVVGINIIVPSVTIFVSYGCILSSILHISSTEGRSKAFSTCSSHIIAVSLFFGSGAFMYLKPSSAGSMDERKISSIFYTNTVPMMNPLLYSLRNKDVKLALRKTLSRRF; encoded by the coding sequence ATGGCTCCTGGAAACAGTTCTTTTGTGGCTGCATTCATTCTGGTGGGGCTAACAGACCTACCAGATCTCCAGCTCCCCCTGTTCTGTCTGTTTCTAGTCATGTATGTGGTCACTGTGTTGGGAAATTTGGGCCTGATAACTCTAATTGGGCTGAATTCACACCTACATACTCCAATGtacttttttctcttcaatttGTCCTTCATAGACTTCTGTTATTCTTCTGTGTTTACACCCAAAATGCTGACTAACTTtgtatcaaagaaaaatattatctccTACAGGGGGTGCATGACCCagctttactttttctgtttttttgctatttctgAATGCTATGTGTTGACATCAATGGCCTATgatcgctatgtggccatctgtaacCCACTCTTGTATAATGTTGTCATGTCTCCTAAAGTGTGTTCCAGCCTTATGCTTGGTTCATATTTGATGGCATTTTCGGGTGCTATGGCTCACACAGGAAGCATGCTGAGACTGACCTTCTGTGATGTAAACACCATCAACCATTATTTGTGTGACATCCTCCCCCTTCTCCAGCTCTCCTGCACAAGCACATACGTGAATGAGCTGGTGGTTTTCATCGTGGTGGGCATCAACATCATTGTGCCCAGTGTCACCATCTTTGTGTCTTATGGttgcatcctctccagcatcctcCACATCAGCTCCACTGAGGGCAGGTCCAAAGCATTCAGCACCTGCAGTTCCCACATAATTGCTGTTTCCTTGTTCTTTGGATCAGGTGCATTTATGTATCTTAAACCATCTTCTGCTGGGTCTATGGATGAGAGGAAAATATCATCTATCTTTTACACCAATACAGTTCCCATGATGAACCCTTTACTTTACAGCTTGAGAAACAAAGATGTTAAACTTGCTTTGAGAAAAACCCTAAGTAGAAGGTTTTGA